From Dioscorea cayenensis subsp. rotundata cultivar TDr96_F1 chromosome 22, TDr96_F1_v2_PseudoChromosome.rev07_lg8_w22 25.fasta, whole genome shotgun sequence, a single genomic window includes:
- the LOC120252720 gene encoding CLIP-associated protein-like isoform X2 translates to MEEVLEMARVKDTKERMAAVERLHQYLESSRKHLSSAEVTALVDCCLDLFKDHNFRVSQGALQALSSAAVLSGEHLKIHFNGLVPAVVERLGDGKQPVRDAARQLFITLMEISSPTFIVERAGSYAWTHKSWRVREEFARTVAAAVGLFVSTELTLQRVLLPPVLQLLDDSNNSVRESATTCLEEMYMHIGPQFYDELQRYYLPPSMMKEINAKLERLEPKARQSDGLGSNFITAEMKSSSISHKRTSPKSKSAPKEPLFSTESNVAEKHVDPIKVYSEKVLVKEIEKIASILVPEKDWSVRITAMQRVEGLVFGGAADYPSFPMLLKQLVTPLSTQLSDRRSSIVKQACHLLNLLSKELLGGFEACAEMFIPVLLKLVVITVLVISESADNCIKTMIHNCKVARILPRIADYAKNDRSAVLRVRCCEYAHLMLDYWADASDIQRSADLYEDLLKCCVADAMCEVRATARACYCLFSKTWPERSHRLFLSFDPVIQRIINDGDGNVHKRYASPSLRERGVQVPCAQAYAVPPSVPGYGTSAIVAMDKSTSTHSGSTVSFSSVLLAQTKPFSNSSERNLESVLDASKQKVSAIENLLRGVNLAGRQNSSVAHSSGLNLGVDPPSTRDPPFPLAVPAKNNLLSPKSLFTDSNAANITGGGIRNRSSLTDLVNPQIQASRDLSKTYLSHIASDSLSTVSSPYTARRFSERLQEGGKLEDISDNRSIRALTFSLPEKQYFGAPYRDAGYMDSHNNHIPNFQRPLLRKQVTSRASGSGRNSSDDCQLALGDTTGMNGPASLNDALAEGLCPRSDWIARVSAFNYIRTFLHQDPKGIQEIAQSFEKIMKLFFQHLDDPHHKVAQAALLTLAEIIPTCRKLFESYLERTLPHVFSRLIDPKELVRQPCSTTLEIVGKTYGIEFLLPALVRSLDEQRSPKAKLAVIEFANNSFGKHSINSDGYSNNSFLKLWLAKLSPLVNDKNTKLKEAAISAIISVYSHFDPVSVLNFILSLAVEKQNSLRRALKQYTPRIEVELINFLQNKKERQRSKLLYDQSDTVGTSSEEGYAGILKKSLLFGRYSSGSVDGEGGRKWSGTQEINQLSVAIAQAASDETVQCLYQHFEASSDSEGRGFRNKGLNCNINTDLESVGSLINYSENADKNVVNNVDQKVLGTLVVHSINEGELTEEKLSSVNRHSIADNELSIPQLLHQVCNGTDSTSSYPTGEALQQLVKASLVNDHSIWTKYFNQILTSVLEVLDDSNPSTRELALSLITELLNNQKELMEDSIEIVIEKLFHATKDMVAEVSNEAHNCLTTLLGHYDPFRCLMVIVPLLVSDDERTLVICINCLTKLVGRLSQGELMMQLPSFLPALVDAFRNQSPDVRKTVVFCLVDIYIMLGKAFLPYLQGLSSTQLRLVTIYANRISQARSGAPTDINH, encoded by the exons ATGGAGGAGGTGCTGGAAATGGCGCGGGTGAAGGACACCAAGGAGAGGATGGCTGCTGTTGAGCGGCTCCACCAGTACCTTGAGTCCTCCCGGAAACACCTCTCGTCAGCGGAAGTCACGGCGCTGGTAGATTGCTGTTTGGATCTCTTCAAGGACCACAACTTCCGGGTTTCTCAGGGTGCACTCCAGGCGCTGTCGTCGGCTGCTGTGCTTTCCGGGGAGCACCTCAAGATTCATTTCAATGGGCTGGTGCCTGCCGTGGTGGAGAGGCTTGGCGATGGGAAACAGCCTGTGAGGGATGCGGCCCGGCAGCTGTTCATCACTCTCATGGAG ATCTCCTCCCCAACATTCATTGTTGAAAGAGCTGGGAGTTATGCATGGACTCACAAGAGTTGGAGAGTTCGTGAAGAATTTGCACGCACAGTTGCCGCAGCCGTTGGCCTCTTTGTTTCTACAGAGCTTACACTTCAGAGGGTCTTGCTTCCTCCT gtCTTGCAGTTGTTAGATGACTCAAACAATAGTGTAAGAGAATCTGCGACTACATGTCTTGAG GAGATGTACATGCACATTGGACCTCAGTTTTACGATGAACTGCAACGTTATTATCTTCCTCCATCCATG ATGAAAGAGATAAACGCCAAACTTGAGAGATTGGAACCAAAAGCCCGGCAATCTGATGGTCTTGGAAGCAACTTTATCACTGCAGAGATGAAATCTTCTAGTATTAGCCATAAAAGGactagtcctaaatctaagagTGCACCAAAGGAACCCTTGTTCTCTACAG AAAGCAATGTTGCTGAAAAGCATGTTGATCCCATCAAAGTGTATTCTGAAAAGGTATTGGTCAAGGAAATTGAGAAAATTGCATCTATTTTAGTTCCAGAAAAAGATTGGTCCGTCCGCATAACCGCAATGCAAAGAGTTGAAGGCTTAGTGTTCGGAG gTGCGGCTGACTATCCATCATTTCCTATGCTCTTAAAGCAACTTGTTACCCCTTTGAGCACTCAACTGTCTGATCGCCGCTCTAGCATAGTTAAGCAG GCTTGCCACTTGTTAAACTTATTATCAAAAGAACTTCTTGGAGGCTTTGAAGCTTGTGCTGAGATGTTTATTCCG GTGTTGCTCAAGCTTGTTGTGATCACTGTCCTTGTAATTTCTGAATCCGCAGACAACTGCATAAAAACA ATGATCCACAACTGCAAGGTTGCACGAATCCTTCCTCGGATTGCTGATTATGCGAAGAATGACCGGAGTGCAGTTCTTCGTGTTAG GTGTTGCGAATATGCACACTTGATGCTAGATTATTGGGCTGATGCTTCAGATATTCAACGATCAGCTGATCTTTATGAAGATCTTCTCAAGTGCTGTGTTGCAGATGCAATGTGTGAG GTGCGTGCAACTGCACGAGCATGCTACTGCTTGTTCTCAAAAACTTGGCCAGAGCGTTCTCACCGTCTTTTTCTATCATTTGATCCAGTCATTCAAAGG ATAATAAATGATGGAGATGGCAATGTGCACAAAAGGTATGCTTCTCCTTCACTTCGAGAGAGAGGGGTGCAGGTACCCTGTGCTCAAGCTTATGCAGTTCCTCCAAGTGTTCCTGGATATGGGACTTCTGCTATAGTAGCAATGGACAAGAGTACGAGTACGCATTCAGGATCAACTGTTTCTTTTAGCAGTGTGCTTCTAGCACAAACTAAGCCGTTCAGTAATAGTTCTGAAAGAAACCTTGAGAGTGTGCTTGATGCAAGCAAACAAAAAGTTTCAGCCATTGAAAATTTGTTAAGAGGTGTAAACCTAGCTGGCAGGCAAAATTCTTCTGTTGCTCACTCAAGTGGCCTGAATCTAG GGGTTGATCCTCCATCAACTCGAGATCCACCATTTCCTCTTGCAGTTCCTGCTAAAAATAATCTGTTGTCACCAAAGTCCTTATTTACTGATTCAAATGCAGCTAATATTACTGGAGGTGGCATAAGAAATAGGAGTTCTCTCACTGATCTGGTCAATCCTCAGATTCAAGCTTCAAGAGATCTTAGCAAAACTTATCTGAGTCATATAGCATCTGATTCATTGTCAACCGTATCGTCGCCATACACCGCTCGAAGATTTTCTGAACGCCTACAGGAGGGAGGCAAGTTGGAGGATATCAGTGATAATAGATCTATTAGAGCACTCACCTTTTCTCTGCCTGAAAAGCAATATTTTGGTGCACCTTATAGGGATGCTGGGTATATGGATTCACATAATAATCACATTCCTAACTTTCAGAGGCCTCTCTTAAGAAAACAGGTGACAAGCAGGGCTTCTGGAAGTGGTAGAAACAGCTCTGATGACTGCCAACTTGCACTGGGTGATACGACTGGTATGAATGGTCCAGCATCCCTGAATGATGCACTTGCTGAAGGCTTGTGCCCAAGATCAGATTGGATAGCTAGGGTGTCagcatttaattatattagaaCATTTTTACATCAAGACCCTAAAGGTATTCAGGAAATCGCTCAGAGTTTTGAGAAGATCATGAAACTATTTTTCCAGCATTTAGATGATCCTCATCATAAAGTTGCTCAGGCAGCTCTTTTGACACTCGCAGAGATTATTCCAACTTGCAGAAAGTTGTTTGAGTCTTATCTTGAAAGGACCCTTCCACATGTGTTTTCTCGGCTAATTGACCCTAAAGAACTAGTTAGGCAACCATGCTCAACAACTTTGGAAATCGTTGGCAAGACTTATGGTATTGAATTTTTGCTGCCTGCCCTTGTTCGTTCGCTTGATGAACAAAGGTCTCCTAAGGCGAAATTGGCTGTTATTGAGTTTGCAAACAACTCCTTTGGCAAGCACTCGATAAATTCTGATGGTTATAGCAATAATAGTTTTCTTAAGCTATGGCTTGCAAAGTTGTCTCCATTGGTGaatgataaaaacacaaaattgaaAGAGGCAGCTATTTCTGCCATCATATCAGTTTACTCACATTTTGATCCCGTGTCAGTCTTGAATTTTATCCTGAGTCTTGCAGTTGAAAAACAGAACTCATTAAGGCGTGCACTCAAGCAGTATACCCCACGTATTGAGgttgaattaataaatttcttgCAAAATAAGAAAGAGCGCCAACGTTCTAAATTACTCTATGACCAGTCAGACACTGTAGGAACTTCTTCTGAGGAAGGATATGCTGGAATCTTAAAGAAAAGTCTCCTTTTTGGAAGGTATTCCTCAGGTTCAGTTGATGGTGAAGGTGGCAGGAAGTGGAGTGGTACACAAGAAATCAACCAACTTAGTGTGGCTATTGCGCAGGCTGCTTCAGATGAGACTGTGCAGTGCCTTTATCAGCACTTTGAGGCTAGCTCTGACTCTGAGGGCCGTGGTTTCAGAAACAAGGGTTTGAACTGCAACATTAACACTGATCTGGAAAGTGTTGGATCATTGATAAATTACTCAGAAAATGCTGATAAAAATGTGGTGAATAATGTTGACCAGAAGGTTCTTGGGACCCTTGTTGTTCACAGTATTAATGAAGGGGAGCTCACTGAAGAGAAACTTTCTTCTGTGAACAGACATTCCATTGCAGATAATGAACTTAGCATTCCACAACTACTTCACCAA GTATGCAATGGGACTGATAGCACTTCAAGTTACCCTACAGGGGAGGCATTGCAGCAATTGGTTAAAGCTTCTTTGGTGAATGATCACTCTATTTGGACCAAG TACTTCAACCAAATTCTTACATCAGTGCTTGAAGTGTTGGATGATAGCAATCCATCCACTAGGGAACTTGCTCTTTCTTTAATAACTGAGTTGTTAAATAACCAG AAAGAGCTAATGGAAGATTCCATAGAAATAGTTATTGAGAAACTGTTTCATGCAACTAAAGATATGGTTGCCGAG GTCTCAAATGAAGCACACAACTGTTTGACAACTTTATTAGGACATTATGATCCATTTAGGTGTCTTATG GTGATTGTGCCTTTGTTGGTCAGTGATGACGAAAGAACTCTTGTTATTTGCATCAACTGCTTAACCAAG CTTGTGGGCCGGCTTTCACAAGGAGAGTTGATGATGCAATTACCATCTTTCTTACCTGCACTTGTTGATGCATTTCGGAACCAAAGTCCAGACGTTCGCAAG ACTGTTGTGTTCTGCTTAGTTGATATCTACATAATGCTCGGCAAAGCATTCTTGCCCTACTTACAAGGTCTGAGCAGCACCCAGCTCCGGCTAGTGACTATTTACGCCAACCGGATTTCACAGGCAAGATCAGGTGCTCCTACTGATATTAACCACTAA